In Salvelinus alpinus chromosome 22, SLU_Salpinus.1, whole genome shotgun sequence, one genomic interval encodes:
- the nufip2 gene encoding FMR1-interacting protein NUFIP2 isoform X1, producing MDDRHDGRVSEGCLKHVDESRPGPRNAWVEDDQHQYEEAQTEKTGNGKINGTPVEREDTPSTPIPVAALHYSSSRQLETSNLKPKPPGKLLAIHTKGSSNSHFKNSMNCKNDTPSELKTCDSKSKSIALPNGVVLLNPGLYANGYPSKPGPDSGGRGSESGYITPKKRWAQRSAMAEESVTAGQEKAVLQAVMVPNKHEMEPHTPEAAKTAAGSLSPTSIKGVPPVDQAGELQCRTSEEKAAAGSVKKLEDRLGKAKLTSKKEDSWTLFKPPPVFPVDNSSAKTVPKISYASKVKENLNKAAVQATGDSLPPQSQVPTRLSQVPMSAVKTITSPSFTNGPLSGEGDSCPLPVPLFTSTVCTAPMPVSSACKWENEASLSSNGTDMSGTPSMTTRELRKASLLVHPLGTSNMQPALFSACQVDSPAAKTNPKTLVDIFQNQWGLSFINEPSGGPGVGQPVVGQPARKGQIVEITFQGGGPAALPLQVSATSTLRPDKPLFPKAYEQDRLTISQAPSSVGKSGPDAGLGGQAPGPYPLRGEAGSRGAIMSSAFKHPGTELPLASPAQPVSVLAKEPSHPKGCDPGSCWGAFDLKAAVIYHTKEIEYIQNLQKQDSKGVVFYDQSKDGPVQLSHD from the exons ATGGATGACCGGCACGATGGACGGGTGTCTGAGGGATGTTTGAAGCATGTAGACGAGAGTCGCCCCGGTCCACGGAACGCATGGGTAGAAGATGATCAACACCAGTACGAGGAAGCGCAGACGGAGAAAACGG GTAATGGAAAAATAAATGGAACCCCAGTGGAGCGAGAGGACACCCCTTCTACCCCTATTCCTGTGGCTGCCCTTCATTACTCGAGCAGCAGGCAACTTGAAACTTCTAACTTGAAACCAAAACCTCCTGGGAAGCTCCTCGCCATTCACACAAAAGGCAGTAGCAATAGCCATTTTAAGAACAGTATGAACTGCAAAAATGACACGCCTTCAGAGTTGAAAACATGTGATAGCAAGAGCAAGTCCATTGCTTTACCAAATGGCGTTGTGCTCCTCAACCCTGGTCTGTATGCTAACGGCTACCCCAGCAAGCCTGGACCAGACAGTGGTGGCAGGGGTTCTGAGAGTGGATACATCACTCCCAAGAAACGCTGGGCTCAGCGGAGTGCAATGGCTGAGGAGAGTGTGACTGCTGGGCAGGAGAAGGCTGTTCTACAGGCAGTTATGGTCCCTAACAAACACGAGATGGAGCCTCACACTCCAGAGGCTGCAAAAACAGCTGCAGgctctctgtctcccacctcCATCAAAGGTGTCCCACCTGTGGATCAGGCTGGTGAACTACAGTGTAGGACTTCTGAGGAAAAGGCTGCAGCAGGCTCTGTTAAAAAGCTCGAAGACAGGCTGGGCAAAGCCAAGCTTACCTCCAAAAAAGAGGATTCATGGACCCTCTTTAAACCACCCCCTGTCTTTCCTGTGGACAATAGTAGTGCCAAGACGGTGCCCAAGATTAGTTATGCAAGTAAAGTGAAAGAGAATCTAAACAAAGCAGCAGTCCAAGCTACAGGTGACTCCTTACCTCCCCAATCCCAGGTGCCCACCAGACTCTCCCAAGTCCCCATGTCTGCTGTCAAAACCATCACCTCCCCTAGCTTCACCAATGGACCCCTATCTGGAGAGGGGGATAGCTGCCCTCTCCCTGTGCCCCTTTTTACCTCTACTGTTTGCACTGCCCCAATGCCTGTCTCCTCTGCCTGTAAGTGGGAAAACGAAGCATCCTTGTCCAGCAACGGTACTGATATGTCAGGCACCCCCTCCATGACTACTAGAGAACTGAGAAAGGCCAGTCTCCTTGTTCATCCCCTGGGCACTTCAAATATGCAACCGGCCCTCTTCAGCGCCTGCCAAGTGGACTCACCTGCCGCTAAGACAAATCCCaaaactctggtggacattttcCAGAACCAGTGGGGACTGTCGTTCATCAACGAGCCCAGTGGAGGGCCTGGGGTGGGGCAGCCAGTAGTGGGGCAGCCAGCCCGGAAAGGCCAGATCGTGGAGATCACCTTTCAGGGAGGCGGCCCTGCAGCTTTGcctctacaagtctctgctaccTCCACTCTGAGACCCGATAAACCCCTCTTCCCAAAGGCGTACGAGCAGGACAGACTTACTATCTCCCAAGCCCCTAGCAGTGTTGGGAAATCAGGCCCTGATGCTGGGCTGGGAGGCCAAGCCCCTGGCCCATACCCTCTGAGGGGTGAGGCTGGGAGTAGAGGTGCCATAATGTCCTCCGCTTTTAAGCACCCTGGTACTGAGCTGCCTCTTGCCTCCCCTGCTCAACCTGTGTCTGTTCTGGCCAAGGAGCCCAGCCACCCCAAGGGTTGCGACCCAGGATCTTGCTGGGGGGCGTTCGATCTAAAAGCTGCTGTTATTTATCACACTAAAG AAATTGAATATATTCAGAATTTACAAAAACAAG ATTCAAAAGGAGTTGTGTTCTATGATCAGTCCAAGGATGGGCCTGTTCAGTTAAGTCATGACTGA
- the nufip2 gene encoding FMR1-interacting protein NUFIP2 isoform X2: MNCKNDTPSELKTCDSKSKSIALPNGVVLLNPGLYANGYPSKPGPDSGGRGSESGYITPKKRWAQRSAMAEESVTAGQEKAVLQAVMVPNKHEMEPHTPEAAKTAAGSLSPTSIKGVPPVDQAGELQCRTSEEKAAAGSVKKLEDRLGKAKLTSKKEDSWTLFKPPPVFPVDNSSAKTVPKISYASKVKENLNKAAVQATGDSLPPQSQVPTRLSQVPMSAVKTITSPSFTNGPLSGEGDSCPLPVPLFTSTVCTAPMPVSSACKWENEASLSSNGTDMSGTPSMTTRELRKASLLVHPLGTSNMQPALFSACQVDSPAAKTNPKTLVDIFQNQWGLSFINEPSGGPGVGQPVVGQPARKGQIVEITFQGGGPAALPLQVSATSTLRPDKPLFPKAYEQDRLTISQAPSSVGKSGPDAGLGGQAPGPYPLRGEAGSRGAIMSSAFKHPGTELPLASPAQPVSVLAKEPSHPKGCDPGSCWGAFDLKAAVIYHTKEIEYIQNLQKQDSKGVVFYDQSKDGPVQLSHD, translated from the exons ATGAACTGCAAAAATGACACGCCTTCAGAGTTGAAAACATGTGATAGCAAGAGCAAGTCCATTGCTTTACCAAATGGCGTTGTGCTCCTCAACCCTGGTCTGTATGCTAACGGCTACCCCAGCAAGCCTGGACCAGACAGTGGTGGCAGGGGTTCTGAGAGTGGATACATCACTCCCAAGAAACGCTGGGCTCAGCGGAGTGCAATGGCTGAGGAGAGTGTGACTGCTGGGCAGGAGAAGGCTGTTCTACAGGCAGTTATGGTCCCTAACAAACACGAGATGGAGCCTCACACTCCAGAGGCTGCAAAAACAGCTGCAGgctctctgtctcccacctcCATCAAAGGTGTCCCACCTGTGGATCAGGCTGGTGAACTACAGTGTAGGACTTCTGAGGAAAAGGCTGCAGCAGGCTCTGTTAAAAAGCTCGAAGACAGGCTGGGCAAAGCCAAGCTTACCTCCAAAAAAGAGGATTCATGGACCCTCTTTAAACCACCCCCTGTCTTTCCTGTGGACAATAGTAGTGCCAAGACGGTGCCCAAGATTAGTTATGCAAGTAAAGTGAAAGAGAATCTAAACAAAGCAGCAGTCCAAGCTACAGGTGACTCCTTACCTCCCCAATCCCAGGTGCCCACCAGACTCTCCCAAGTCCCCATGTCTGCTGTCAAAACCATCACCTCCCCTAGCTTCACCAATGGACCCCTATCTGGAGAGGGGGATAGCTGCCCTCTCCCTGTGCCCCTTTTTACCTCTACTGTTTGCACTGCCCCAATGCCTGTCTCCTCTGCCTGTAAGTGGGAAAACGAAGCATCCTTGTCCAGCAACGGTACTGATATGTCAGGCACCCCCTCCATGACTACTAGAGAACTGAGAAAGGCCAGTCTCCTTGTTCATCCCCTGGGCACTTCAAATATGCAACCGGCCCTCTTCAGCGCCTGCCAAGTGGACTCACCTGCCGCTAAGACAAATCCCaaaactctggtggacattttcCAGAACCAGTGGGGACTGTCGTTCATCAACGAGCCCAGTGGAGGGCCTGGGGTGGGGCAGCCAGTAGTGGGGCAGCCAGCCCGGAAAGGCCAGATCGTGGAGATCACCTTTCAGGGAGGCGGCCCTGCAGCTTTGcctctacaagtctctgctaccTCCACTCTGAGACCCGATAAACCCCTCTTCCCAAAGGCGTACGAGCAGGACAGACTTACTATCTCCCAAGCCCCTAGCAGTGTTGGGAAATCAGGCCCTGATGCTGGGCTGGGAGGCCAAGCCCCTGGCCCATACCCTCTGAGGGGTGAGGCTGGGAGTAGAGGTGCCATAATGTCCTCCGCTTTTAAGCACCCTGGTACTGAGCTGCCTCTTGCCTCCCCTGCTCAACCTGTGTCTGTTCTGGCCAAGGAGCCCAGCCACCCCAAGGGTTGCGACCCAGGATCTTGCTGGGGGGCGTTCGATCTAAAAGCTGCTGTTATTTATCACACTAAAG AAATTGAATATATTCAGAATTTACAAAAACAAG ATTCAAAAGGAGTTGTGTTCTATGATCAGTCCAAGGATGGGCCTGTTCAGTTAAGTCATGACTGA